In a genomic window of Pseudodesulfovibrio sp. S3:
- a CDS encoding FAD-dependent oxidoreductase, which yields MIVTSGLTLFSIGLGAAAILGIASKLLYVKEDPRISLIEDNLPGANCGGCGYPGCSGAAAAIVAGKASASVCIVADAETSKLVAGIMGQEVVEREPELAIRDCTGGTRAAEAYHYEGVLDCRIAHQLYGGSKTCPEGCLGLGSCVRACPFNAIQMGQDGLPVIDPQECKACGNCVDACPRGVIAVSGMSARLLHLNQTTDCLAPCRQKCPAQINIPRYIEQIKAGDYDGALMTIRERNPLPVTCGRVCPRPCETECRRQYVDETVGINMLKRFVADRELHSGQRLVIPCAQDSGKKVAIIGGGPAGLSCAYFLRRLGHHPTIFEAMPHLGGQTRYGIPEYRLPKADLDWEIQGILDLGVETRMNTRFGVDFTIETLKADGYETIFLGIGAWQASGMYAEGEDLDGVMGGIEFLTAHALGQKPETGKRVIVVGGGNTAIDAARTGVRLGAEVTLMYRRTRAEMPADMEEIVGAEEEGVQFKFLAAPARVIGDENGHATHLEYYEMELGEPDASGRRSPIKKEGSEQRMAADLIIPAIGQKPDLSCLYEDGEEGACPLETTRWQTIVADEKTFETAIPGVFTAGDVYTGPDLVISAIGDGRKAARSMHYFMTQGTIPVPETTQKGMIPYTLFKEIDVAERKKRAVLPHLCHGDERNCTFNEVEGTLSESDAMAEADRCLRCGLICYDSDSALEARHFDGAIHK from the coding sequence ATGATAGTGACTTCCGGATTGACTCTTTTCAGCATAGGCTTGGGGGCGGCAGCCATCCTGGGCATTGCCTCCAAACTCCTCTATGTGAAGGAAGACCCCCGCATCAGCCTGATCGAGGACAATCTTCCCGGCGCCAACTGCGGCGGCTGCGGTTATCCCGGCTGCTCGGGCGCGGCTGCGGCCATTGTGGCAGGCAAGGCGTCGGCCTCGGTCTGCATCGTGGCCGATGCCGAAACCAGCAAACTGGTCGCCGGCATCATGGGCCAGGAAGTCGTGGAACGCGAGCCGGAGCTGGCCATCCGCGACTGTACCGGCGGTACCCGCGCCGCCGAAGCCTACCACTATGAAGGCGTTCTGGACTGCCGGATCGCGCATCAGTTGTACGGCGGTTCCAAGACCTGTCCCGAAGGGTGTCTGGGATTGGGCAGTTGTGTCCGCGCCTGTCCGTTCAACGCCATCCAGATGGGCCAAGACGGGTTGCCCGTCATCGATCCGCAGGAATGCAAGGCCTGTGGCAACTGCGTGGACGCCTGCCCGCGCGGGGTCATTGCCGTCTCCGGCATGTCCGCCCGGCTGCTCCACCTGAACCAGACCACGGACTGCCTGGCTCCCTGTCGCCAGAAATGCCCCGCACAGATCAATATTCCCAGATATATAGAACAGATAAAGGCCGGAGATTACGACGGCGCACTGATGACCATCAGGGAGCGCAATCCCCTGCCCGTGACCTGTGGCCGGGTCTGCCCCCGCCCCTGCGAAACAGAGTGCCGTCGCCAGTACGTTGACGAAACCGTGGGCATCAACATGCTCAAACGATTCGTGGCCGACCGCGAACTCCATTCCGGGCAAAGACTGGTCATACCCTGTGCCCAGGACAGCGGCAAAAAAGTCGCCATCATCGGCGGCGGCCCCGCCGGTCTGTCCTGCGCCTACTTCCTGCGCCGCCTCGGTCATCACCCCACCATCTTCGAGGCCATGCCCCACCTTGGCGGGCAGACCCGATACGGCATCCCCGAGTACCGTCTCCCCAAGGCAGACCTCGACTGGGAAATCCAGGGCATCCTCGACCTCGGGGTCGAAACACGGATGAACACCAGATTCGGCGTGGATTTCACCATCGAGACCCTCAAGGCCGACGGATATGAAACCATCTTTCTCGGTATCGGCGCCTGGCAGGCCTCCGGCATGTACGCCGAGGGCGAGGACCTGGATGGAGTCATGGGCGGCATCGAATTCCTGACGGCGCACGCACTGGGCCAGAAACCGGAGACCGGCAAGCGCGTCATCGTGGTCGGCGGCGGCAATACGGCCATTGACGCGGCCCGGACCGGTGTGCGGCTCGGCGCGGAGGTCACCCTGATGTACCGCCGGACACGGGCTGAAATGCCTGCCGATATGGAAGAGATCGTCGGTGCCGAAGAGGAAGGCGTCCAGTTCAAGTTCCTGGCTGCTCCGGCCCGCGTCATCGGCGACGAGAACGGACACGCGACCCACCTGGAATATTACGAAATGGAATTAGGCGAGCCGGACGCATCCGGCCGCCGCAGCCCGATCAAGAAGGAAGGATCGGAACAGCGCATGGCTGCCGACCTGATCATCCCGGCCATCGGCCAGAAACCCGACCTCTCCTGCCTGTACGAAGACGGCGAGGAGGGGGCCTGCCCCTTGGAGACCACGCGCTGGCAAACCATTGTTGCCGACGAGAAGACCTTTGAAACGGCCATCCCCGGCGTATTCACCGCAGGGGACGTATACACCGGCCCGGACCTGGTCATCTCGGCCATCGGCGACGGCCGCAAGGCTGCACGGTCCATGCACTACTTCATGACCCAGGGGACCATTCCGGTTCCCGAAACGACCCAGAAGGGAATGATTCCCTATACCCTGTTCAAGGAAATAGACGTGGCCGAACGAAAGAAACGGGCCGTATTGCCCCACCTCTGCCACGGCGACGAACGCAACTGCACCTTCAACGAGGTGGAAGGTACGCTTTCGGAAAGCGATGCCATGGCCGAAGCTGACCGCTGCCTGCGTTGCGGGCTGATCTGCTACGACAGCGACTCGGCATTGGAAGCCCGCCACTTTGACGGCGCGATACACAAATAA
- a CDS encoding RnfABCDGE type electron transport complex subunit A has protein sequence MQEFFLLFISAIFVNNIVLAQYLGNCPFIGTSKDSGVAIGMGGAVVFVAVMATGFTWLAQHHVLAPYGLGYLQTLVFILLIAALVQFVEMFLKKMVPPLYKSLGIFLPLITTNCAVMGIALICQREEFGLLHSVMFSFASGMGFMLALVLLAGIRERLAVRRLPMSMRGTPIGLIMAGLMSLTFFAFKGMI, from the coding sequence ATGCAAGAATTCTTCCTCCTCTTCATCAGCGCGATATTCGTCAACAACATCGTCCTGGCCCAGTACCTCGGCAACTGCCCCTTCATCGGCACGTCCAAGGACTCCGGCGTGGCCATAGGCATGGGCGGCGCAGTGGTCTTCGTGGCGGTCATGGCCACGGGCTTCACATGGCTGGCCCAGCATCACGTCCTGGCACCATACGGACTGGGCTACCTCCAGACCCTGGTCTTCATCCTGCTCATCGCCGCCCTGGTGCAATTCGTCGAGATGTTCCTCAAGAAAATGGTTCCGCCTCTCTATAAGTCCCTGGGCATCTTCCTGCCGCTGATCACCACCAACTGCGCCGTCATGGGTATCGCCCTGATATGCCAGCGGGAGGAATTCGGTCTGCTGCACTCGGTCATGTTTTCCTTTGCCTCGGGGATGGGTTTCATGCTCGCCCTGGTCCTGCTGGCGGGCATCCGCGAGAGACTGGCCGTGCGCCGACTGCCCATGTCCATGCGGGGAACACCCATCGGCCTGATCATGGCCGGACTCATGTCCCTGACATTCTTTGCTTTCAAGGGAATGATCTAA
- a CDS encoding electron transport complex subunit E, with the protein MHRLWKEFSKGLWKDLPPFKLVLGLCPVLAVTNTANNGLGMGMAVIFVLTLSNLVVSLLRKLIPPKVRIACFIAVSASLVVAVELLMQAYAYPLYQQLGIFVPLIVVNCIILGRAEAFASKNGPLMSMADGMGMGIGFTMSLTFLGGLREALGTGTLFGANIAWNGFEPLGLMGEAPGAFISLGILLALMTFAQNIQRKRQGLAAAQAPTHDCGSCGGCGQASNCS; encoded by the coding sequence ATGCATAGACTGTGGAAAGAATTTTCAAAGGGACTTTGGAAAGACCTGCCCCCGTTCAAGCTGGTCCTGGGGCTCTGTCCGGTGCTGGCCGTGACCAATACGGCAAACAACGGCCTGGGCATGGGAATGGCCGTCATCTTCGTTCTGACCCTTTCCAACCTGGTGGTCTCCCTGCTGCGGAAACTCATTCCGCCCAAGGTCCGCATCGCCTGCTTCATCGCCGTCTCCGCATCGCTGGTCGTGGCAGTGGAGCTGCTCATGCAGGCCTATGCCTATCCCCTGTATCAGCAGCTCGGCATCTTTGTGCCGCTGATCGTGGTCAACTGTATCATCCTGGGCAGAGCCGAGGCCTTTGCCTCCAAAAACGGTCCCCTGATGTCCATGGCCGACGGCATGGGCATGGGGATCGGCTTCACCATGTCGCTGACCTTCCTCGGCGGACTCAGGGAAGCGCTCGGCACCGGCACGCTGTTCGGCGCCAACATAGCCTGGAACGGTTTCGAACCACTGGGATTGATGGGTGAGGCCCCGGGTGCGTTCATCAGCCTGGGCATCCTTCTGGCCCTCATGACCTTTGCGCAGAACATCCAGCGCAAACGACAGGGCCTGGCTGCGGCCCAAGCCCCCACCCATGACTGCGGCTCCTGCGGCGGCTGCGGTCAAGCCTCAAACTGCTCATAG
- the rnfG gene encoding RnfABCDGE type electron transport complex subunit G has product MKEMIKMMVVLSLICGLAGVTLAALKEATAPTIEEQVLNYVQAPAIVSVLNDYDNNPIKDRKQFDINGRTVTVFPAMVQGSLKTVAFETSGKGYGGNIGVMVGFDLGSDTLSGIGITTLKETPGLGSRVVEHGYTTQFKGHSIDAVNLKKNGGDIEAVSGATISSTGTVSAIRDAIVIYNTLKTKFADSWS; this is encoded by the coding sequence ATGAAAGAAATGATCAAAATGATGGTCGTCCTGTCCCTGATCTGCGGCCTTGCGGGTGTCACCCTGGCCGCTCTCAAGGAGGCCACGGCCCCCACAATAGAAGAACAGGTGCTCAACTACGTCCAGGCTCCCGCCATCGTCTCGGTCCTGAACGACTACGACAACAATCCCATCAAGGATCGCAAGCAGTTCGATATCAACGGACGCACGGTCACCGTGTTCCCGGCAATGGTTCAAGGCAGCCTCAAAACCGTGGCCTTCGAGACCAGCGGCAAGGGCTATGGGGGCAACATCGGCGTCATGGTCGGCTTCGACCTCGGCTCCGACACCTTGTCCGGCATCGGCATCACCACCCTGAAGGAAACGCCGGGGCTGGGGTCCCGTGTGGTCGAACACGGCTACACCACCCAGTTCAAGGGCCATTCGATCGACGCCGTCAATCTCAAGAAAAACGGCGGCGACATCGAAGCTGTGTCCGGAGCGACCATATCCTCCACCGGAACCGTATCAGCCATCCGGGACGCCATCGTCATATACAACACCCTCAAAACAAAATTCGCCGACAGCTGGTCCTGA
- a CDS encoding RnfABCDGE type electron transport complex subunit D — protein MKPLTPFALTVSVPPHSHCGSSVRGRMFAILLAMVPAAAMSVGNFGMPALRVMALSMSAAVLAEAACHRFMGRDSDIADLHAFTVGLSFAFLLPASAPWWLVVFGSAASIALGKMIFGPLGGSPFCAPLIGWAICRISWPVFMDVDASMLTMDLTYPLGQLKNFGLDAVMITDTKQLFIGKQLGGLGAVQAAGVLLGGVFLVVKKHISSIIPVGVISGVLLTAGLFNMLTPGVYATPAFHLLTGSTLFGAFFLATDGPSSPNRQIPMLLFGLLIGMMIVIIRVYGTYPDGVPFAILIANLFTPAFERIRPRPFGAR, from the coding sequence GTGAAGCCCCTCACACCCTTTGCCCTCACGGTCTCCGTCCCACCCCACAGCCACTGCGGCTCTTCGGTACGGGGCAGAATGTTTGCCATCCTCCTGGCCATGGTCCCTGCGGCCGCCATGAGCGTCGGCAATTTCGGCATGCCCGCACTCCGGGTCATGGCCCTGTCCATGAGCGCCGCTGTCCTGGCCGAGGCCGCCTGTCACCGTTTCATGGGCCGGGACTCCGACATCGCGGACCTCCACGCCTTCACGGTGGGGCTATCCTTCGCCTTTCTGCTGCCCGCCTCGGCTCCCTGGTGGCTGGTCGTCTTCGGCAGTGCAGCCTCAATTGCCCTCGGAAAGATGATCTTCGGCCCCCTGGGCGGCAGCCCCTTCTGCGCCCCGCTCATCGGCTGGGCCATATGCCGTATTTCCTGGCCGGTGTTCATGGATGTCGACGCCTCCATGCTGACCATGGACCTGACCTATCCCCTTGGCCAACTCAAGAATTTCGGTCTGGACGCGGTCATGATCACCGACACGAAGCAACTCTTCATCGGCAAGCAGCTGGGTGGCCTCGGTGCGGTCCAGGCTGCCGGAGTGCTTCTGGGCGGCGTTTTCCTCGTGGTCAAAAAGCACATCTCGTCCATAATCCCCGTCGGCGTCATCAGCGGCGTACTGCTCACGGCCGGACTGTTCAACATGCTGACGCCGGGCGTCTACGCCACGCCTGCGTTTCACCTGCTCACCGGGTCCACGCTCTTCGGCGCATTCTTTTTGGCCACGGACGGTCCGTCCTCGCCCAACAGGCAGATTCCGATGCTCCTGTTCGGCCTGCTCATCGGCATGATGATCGTCATCATCCGCGTGTACGGCACGTATCCGGACGGCGTTCCCTTTGCCATCCTGATCGCCAACCTTTTCACCCCGGCCTTCGAGCGCATCCGCCCCCGGCCTTTCGGCGCGAGGTAA
- a CDS encoding 4Fe-4S dicluster domain-containing protein — MNTPDITTMEQAELTLMRHCPLVTCGQTVKRGERLATSSTQGVGDIHTPIAGTVSHVDTFRIRISAQDGGEVEPSVLSDLSGEALYRKLLEFGADLSPLNGCTENLIINGIDAEPGILIRETLLASPDETLECGLETVRALYTPRLLVLATLKGSSHTLGDLPTVGISAQYPAGLDPLVALAVTGQEAPADTVVIGLEKLYHVGRIMKTGLPIMETPVSVDGESRMVPLGKAVGSILEQVGTTPSDRDRIILGGILRGRAAASVTQGVDRDTSAVALVKNPAPVTMDTACVGCGECVRRCPARLDPAMITSFAEFGMFDKAEAEGVKACFECGLCGFFCLAHRPMLQYIRFAKNELALAKARIGEEL, encoded by the coding sequence ATGAACACCCCAGACATTACTACAATGGAACAGGCCGAACTGACCCTGATGCGACACTGCCCGCTGGTGACATGCGGACAGACAGTCAAACGGGGAGAACGACTGGCCACGTCTTCGACCCAAGGCGTCGGGGACATCCACACCCCCATTGCCGGAACAGTCAGCCATGTGGACACCTTCCGCATCCGCATCTCCGCCCAGGACGGCGGGGAGGTCGAACCCTCGGTTCTTTCGGACCTGTCGGGAGAGGCCCTGTACCGAAAGCTTCTCGAATTCGGCGCGGACCTGTCTCCGTTGAACGGATGCACTGAAAACCTGATCATCAACGGTATTGATGCCGAACCCGGCATCCTGATCCGCGAAACCCTTCTTGCCTCCCCCGATGAAACCCTTGAGTGCGGCCTTGAAACCGTTCGGGCACTCTATACCCCAAGGCTGCTCGTCTTGGCCACGCTCAAGGGTTCCTCTCACACCTTGGGAGACCTGCCCACCGTCGGGATCTCCGCCCAATACCCGGCCGGACTCGACCCTTTGGTAGCCCTGGCCGTCACCGGCCAGGAAGCCCCGGCAGACACGGTGGTCATCGGCCTGGAAAAACTCTACCACGTCGGCCGCATCATGAAGACCGGCCTTCCGATAATGGAAACTCCGGTCTCCGTTGACGGCGAAAGCCGAATGGTGCCCCTCGGCAAAGCCGTCGGGTCCATCCTGGAACAGGTCGGGACAACACCGTCCGACCGGGATCGCATCATCCTCGGCGGAATCCTGCGAGGTCGGGCGGCAGCCTCGGTCACTCAGGGAGTGGACCGGGACACCAGCGCCGTGGCCCTGGTCAAAAATCCGGCCCCGGTCACCATGGATACCGCCTGCGTGGGGTGCGGAGAATGCGTCCGCAGATGTCCGGCCCGGCTCGACCCGGCCATGATCACCAGCTTTGCGGAATTCGGCATGTTCGACAAGGCCGAGGCCGAAGGGGTCAAGGCCTGTTTCGAATGCGGCCTGTGCGGATTCTTCTGTCTCGCACACCGTCCCATGCTCCAATACATACGGTTTGCGAAAAACGAATTGGCCCTTGCCAAGGCCCGAATCGGGGAGGAATTGTAA
- a CDS encoding cytochrome c3 family protein, translating into MLAVAALLAVAVFGYVQPGKTQHMPVRILFKNNGGKVIFSHLTHHRDYQIDCAQCHHDRQSAPVTENDSALACGSCHPNEFNEQFVTEHIDSFKDESYCVRCHHVEYSSVNFDHDEHTGFASDCSDCHHGAEIEPEPQKCTNCHQEKPVNGLLSMREAGHESCANCHDDMFDKGLSSCKTCHNSVDMTKYQGDYTSCSDCHDVEVRELVIPRMNAFHDQCLSCHESMGVGPYGPDECNQCHITR; encoded by the coding sequence ATGCTGGCAGTAGCAGCACTCCTGGCCGTTGCCGTTTTCGGCTACGTCCAGCCGGGCAAAACGCAGCACATGCCGGTCAGAATCCTGTTCAAGAACAATGGGGGCAAAGTCATTTTCTCCCACCTGACGCACCACCGGGACTATCAGATCGACTGTGCCCAATGCCACCACGACAGGCAGTCGGCCCCGGTCACGGAAAACGATTCCGCCCTGGCTTGCGGGTCATGCCACCCCAATGAATTTAATGAACAATTCGTCACGGAACATATAGATTCCTTCAAGGATGAATCCTACTGCGTCCGCTGCCACCATGTGGAATACAGCTCCGTCAACTTTGATCACGACGAGCACACGGGGTTTGCCAGCGACTGTTCGGACTGCCATCACGGCGCTGAAATCGAACCCGAACCTCAAAAGTGCACCAACTGCCACCAGGAAAAACCCGTTAACGGCCTCCTCAGTATGCGTGAAGCGGGCCACGAGAGTTGCGCCAACTGCCATGACGACATGTTCGACAAGGGCCTGTCCAGTTGCAAGACGTGCCACAACTCGGTGGATATGACCAAATACCAAGGTGACTACACATCGTGCAGCGACTGTCACGATGTGGAAGTCAGGGAACTCGTCATCCCCCGGATGAACGCATTCCATGACCAGTGCCTGTCCTGTCACGAATCCATGGGTGTCGGTCCCTACGGCCCCGATGAATGCAACCAATGCCACATCACCAGGTAA
- a CDS encoding DASS family sodium-coupled anion symporter: protein MSAQAEESGSGKRIGFFLGPIVFILMMFIPAPEGMKIEAWRVAAVTALMAIWWITEAIPIPATSLLPIALFPLLGIMKSSASTAPYANHLIYLFMGGFFLAVTMERWSLHRRVALLTIRAIGTSPGRMIMGFMVATGFLSMWVSNTATAMMMVPIGLAVIQQATGFDSDTLRACPSSGNSPEYNFGKCLMLGIAYAASMGGVATIIGTPPNTVMAGMMEKMFGVQIGFGQWMLFGVPLSIIMIATSWFIMTKFLFPMGDMRIAGGEKIISDEVKKLGPMTSEEKKIVVVGCFVATFWLARGFMADMPFVIDIMPHFKYIGDATIGILGSLILFAIPVNFKKGEFLLDWKTAVKIPWDVILLFGGGLAIANGFAKTGLAAYIASQLGGLEGTSILVFVGAVVLITIFLTEITSNTATATLLVPIMGSAAIAMGVNPYATIVGACVAASFAFMLPVATPPNAVIFGSGCVSIKQMAKTGVWLNIIGTILITVFVVYLLPILWGVDLNVVPDWAVIPK, encoded by the coding sequence ATGAGTGCGCAAGCAGAAGAAAGCGGAAGCGGTAAAAGGATCGGGTTCTTTCTCGGACCCATTGTCTTTATCCTGATGATGTTCATACCGGCCCCGGAAGGCATGAAGATCGAAGCCTGGCGCGTGGCGGCGGTCACCGCCCTCATGGCCATCTGGTGGATCACCGAAGCCATCCCCATCCCGGCAACGTCCCTGCTCCCCATCGCCCTGTTCCCCTTGCTGGGAATAATGAAATCCAGTGCGTCCACCGCCCCGTACGCCAACCACCTGATCTATCTGTTCATGGGCGGCTTCTTCCTGGCCGTGACCATGGAGCGGTGGAGCCTGCACAGACGTGTGGCCCTGCTGACCATCAGGGCCATCGGCACCAGTCCCGGACGCATGATCATGGGCTTCATGGTGGCCACCGGATTCCTGTCCATGTGGGTGTCCAACACCGCCACCGCCATGATGATGGTGCCCATCGGCCTGGCCGTCATCCAGCAGGCCACAGGCTTTGATTCCGACACCCTTCGTGCATGTCCCTCCAGCGGCAACAGCCCGGAATACAACTTCGGCAAATGTCTCATGCTCGGCATTGCCTACGCTGCCTCCATGGGTGGTGTGGCCACCATCATCGGCACCCCGCCCAACACGGTCATGGCCGGCATGATGGAAAAAATGTTCGGCGTGCAGATCGGTTTCGGCCAATGGATGCTCTTCGGAGTTCCCCTGTCCATCATCATGATTGCGACCTCCTGGTTCATAATGACCAAGTTCCTCTTCCCCATGGGTGACATGCGGATCGCCGGCGGCGAAAAGATTATCAGCGACGAAGTCAAAAAGCTCGGCCCCATGACCAGCGAGGAGAAAAAAATCGTCGTCGTCGGCTGTTTCGTGGCCACCTTCTGGCTGGCTCGCGGCTTCATGGCGGACATGCCTTTCGTCATCGATATCATGCCCCACTTCAAGTACATCGGCGATGCCACCATCGGTATCCTCGGCTCACTGATCCTCTTTGCCATCCCGGTCAACTTCAAGAAGGGCGAATTTCTCCTGGACTGGAAAACCGCGGTCAAGATTCCCTGGGACGTCATCCTGCTCTTCGGCGGTGGTCTGGCCATTGCCAACGGTTTTGCCAAGACGGGTCTGGCTGCCTACATCGCCTCCCAGCTCGGCGGCCTTGAAGGCACCAGCATCCTGGTCTTCGTCGGCGCCGTCGTCCTGATCACCATCTTCCTGACGGAGATCACCTCGAACACCGCCACCGCCACCCTGCTCGTCCCGATCATGGGCAGTGCAGCCATTGCCATGGGCGTCAATCCCTACGCCACCATCGTCGGCGCATGTGTCGCCGCCTCCTTTGCCTTCATGCTCCCGGTCGCCACGCCTCCCAATGCCGTTATTTTCGGCAGCGGATGCGTCTCGATCAAACAAATGGCCAAGACCGGTGTCTGGCTGAATATCATCGGCACCATCCTGATCACGGTATTTGTCGTGTACCTCCTGCCGATCCTTTGGGGCGTAGACCTCAATGTCGTACCGGATTGGGCCGTCATACCCAAGTAA
- a CDS encoding malic enzyme-like NAD(P)-binding protein translates to MALFTKQEALDYHSMGRKGKVEVVPVKPCVTQKHLSMAYSPGVAHACMAIAEDKEKSYEYTGRGNLVAVVSNGTAVLGLGNIGAHAGKPVMEGKGVLFKVFGDVDVYDINLDVTDPDKLCEITKALEPTFGGINLEDIKAPECFYIEEKLKREMNIPVFHDDQHGTAIVTSAGMINALEISGKNAEDLRVVISGAGAAAIACTNLYRNMGVKFENIAMFDSRGHINKSRTDLNEFKQQYATEKAYGSLAEAMVGADCFLGLSTKDIVSKDMVKSMSDNCPIIFACANPDPEITYTDAKEARPDCIMGTGRSDFPNQVNNVLGFPFIFRGALDCGATAITEEMKLAAAQALADLAKTEAPEYVCKAFGVDKLEFGPDYVIPKALDLRLIEYVSVAVAKAAMEGGVARKQLDLDAYKKELRQRIADSSKRVGAFVESYHLGI, encoded by the coding sequence ATGGCTTTATTCACCAAACAGGAAGCGCTTGATTACCACTCCATGGGGAGAAAAGGAAAAGTCGAGGTTGTTCCCGTCAAACCGTGCGTGACCCAGAAGCACCTGTCCATGGCCTACAGCCCGGGCGTGGCCCATGCATGCATGGCAATCGCCGAGGACAAGGAAAAATCATACGAATACACCGGCCGCGGCAACCTGGTTGCGGTTGTCTCCAACGGCACCGCCGTGCTCGGTCTGGGCAACATCGGTGCCCATGCAGGCAAGCCGGTCATGGAAGGCAAAGGCGTCCTGTTCAAGGTCTTTGGCGATGTGGACGTATATGACATCAACCTGGACGTCACCGATCCAGACAAGCTGTGCGAGATCACCAAGGCCCTGGAGCCCACCTTCGGCGGCATCAACCTCGAAGACATCAAGGCTCCGGAATGCTTCTACATCGAAGAGAAGCTGAAAAGGGAAATGAACATCCCGGTGTTCCATGACGACCAGCACGGCACGGCCATCGTCACCTCGGCGGGCATGATCAACGCCCTGGAGATCTCCGGCAAGAACGCCGAAGACCTGCGCGTGGTCATCTCCGGCGCTGGCGCGGCCGCCATCGCCTGCACCAACCTGTACCGGAACATGGGCGTGAAATTCGAAAATATCGCCATGTTCGACTCCAGGGGGCATATCAACAAGTCCCGTACCGACCTGAACGAGTTCAAGCAGCAATACGCCACTGAAAAGGCTTACGGTTCCCTGGCCGAGGCCATGGTCGGCGCCGACTGCTTCCTAGGCCTGTCCACCAAGGACATCGTCAGCAAGGACATGGTCAAGTCCATGAGCGACAACTGCCCGATCATCTTCGCCTGCGCCAACCCCGATCCCGAGATCACCTACACCGACGCCAAGGAAGCGCGCCCGGACTGCATCATGGGAACCGGCCGTTCCGACTTCCCCAACCAGGTGAACAACGTGCTCGGCTTCCCGTTCATCTTCCGCGGTGCCCTCGACTGCGGCGCCACCGCCATCACCGAAGAGATGAAACTTGCAGCGGCCCAGGCCCTGGCGGACCTGGCCAAGACCGAAGCCCCCGAATACGTCTGCAAGGCCTTTGGCGTAGACAAGCTTGAATTCGGTCCCGACTACGTCATTCCCAAGGCCCTTGACCTGCGCCTTATCGAATACGTCTCCGTGGCCGTGGCCAAGGCGGCCATGGAAGGCGGCGTGGCCCGCAAGCAACTCGATCTGGATGCTTACAAAAAGGAACTGCGCCAGCGCATTGCCGATTCCAGTAAACGCGTAGGAGCATTTGTCGAATCCTATCACCTCGGAATCTAA
- a CDS encoding Fe-S-containing hydro-lyase: MAEYKLNTPLTDADMAQLKAGDVVFLTGYIYSARDAAHKKLVDLLDAGKELPFKLEGAAIYYVGPSPAPPGRPIGAAGPTTSYRMDSYAPRLYSLGLKATIGKGKRDAATRQAMQDHTAVYFGATGGAGALLSNSIVKSTVIAFDELGPEAIREMQVQDFPLLVINDSHGGELYAVPDLKAAGVE, from the coding sequence ATGGCTGAATACAAACTGAACACCCCGTTGACAGATGCAGACATGGCCCAGCTCAAGGCCGGTGATGTCGTGTTCCTGACCGGATACATCTATTCCGCCCGCGATGCGGCCCACAAGAAACTGGTCGACCTGCTGGACGCGGGCAAGGAACTGCCGTTCAAGCTGGAAGGCGCTGCCATATACTACGTCGGCCCCAGCCCGGCCCCTCCCGGACGCCCCATCGGCGCAGCCGGTCCGACCACCAGCTACCGCATGGATTCCTATGCGCCCAGGCTCTACAGCCTCGGCCTCAAGGCGACCATAGGTAAAGGCAAACGCGACGCCGCAACCCGGCAGGCCATGCAGGATCACACTGCGGTCTACTTCGGCGCCACCGGCGGCGCGGGCGCCCTGCTCTCCAACTCCATCGTCAAGTCCACGGTCATCGCCTTTGACGAACTCGGCCCGGAGGCCATTCGTGAAATGCAGGTCCAAGACTTTCCCCTGCTGGTCATCAACGACTCCCACGGCGGTGAACTCTATGCCGTCCCGGACCTGAAAGCCGCAGGCGTCGAATAA